The nucleotide sequence GCTTGAGCCGGGAGAGCTCCGACCAGCTCATCACGCCGGGGTTCAGATGCGGCAACAGCCCGGTTTCCTCCAGCACGCGAATCGCCATCGCCCGCACATACGACAGCGTGGAGTCGTAGCCACGCTGGGCGAGCCAGTCGCGCGCCTCGGTCCAGCGGTCTTCGGGCCGGTCGCCCAGGGTGAAAAGCGCTTCCTTGCAACCGAGTTCGCCGCCGCGACGGGCGATGTCGAGGATTTCGTCGGGTTCCAGATACATGCCGGCGCCCCGGGCCCGCAGCTTGCCGGGGACGGTGACGAAGGTGCAGTAATGGCAACTGTCGCGGCACAGGTGCGTGACCGGGATGAACACCTTGCGCGAATAGGTGATCGGCAACCCGCCCCGCGGGCCGCGCCGCCCCGCCGCCTGCAAGCCGGCATCCCGGACGCGCGCCGCGCTGGCGCACAGGTCGGCCAGGTCCTCGCCGCGCGCGGTCATCGCGACCGCCGCCTCGTCGATGTTCAGCGAAACGCCATCGCGGGCCCGCCGCAACACCCGCCGCAGCGCCGACGCGCTGACCTTCGGGACGGCAGCGGGCGGAGCGACAGGGCTGGGCAGAGCGGTGGGCTCCCGGCCCGAGGGGCCCGGCGGCCGCCCGTCTGTTAAAGGCACGTTGGTGTAACTTCCCGACAGTCGAATTTCATCCGCGCGTCACCACAGTAGCCGTCGGTCGGCGCCGGCCCGCGTTCGACCATCAAGGCAACCGCCTGGCTAACACTTTCGCCGAGTTTGCCGATAACCGTCGGGGATCGAGCTACGATCCCAGCCAGGCCTATTGATCACCGGGGGAGGTGCATGGTGTCCTCGTTGCTCGCGGCACCGCAATTGCTGGCCGACGCCGCATCGGACCTGGCCGGCCTCGGCTCGACGATCAAAACGGCCAACGCGGAGGCCGCCGCCCCCACGACCGGGCTGCTGCCCGCCGCCGCCGACGAGATATCGACGGAGATCGCCTCGTTGTTCTCGGCGCACGGGCACGGGTTTCAGCGGTTGAGCGCGCAGGTCGCCGCGTTTCACGAGCAGTTCGTCGGGTCCCTGAGCGCCAGCGCCAAGGCCTATGCGGCCGCGGAAGCCAACATCGCGCAGACCCTGCGGAACACGGTGAGCGCGCCCGCCACGGCGGTGCTCGGGCATCCGCTCGCCGGCAACGCGGTCTCCGGCGCCCCGGGCCCCGGCGGCGGCTCTGCCCTGGCCGCGAGCGGCGGCGGGCCCCTCGGCCAGGCCGCCCGCAGCGCACTGCACCTGTCGCCAACCGGCGGTGCCCTCGGCGCAAGCCAGCTGCCCAAATTGTTGTCGGGCCTGACCAACTCGGCGGCGCACCCGGCGGCGGGCAACAACATCGCCACCGCGATCGAGAACGCCTACCTGGCCATCGAACCGTGGGTGTACTACGGCTTCGAGCTTGTCGTCTACGCCGCGAACTACGTGATCCCCTTCGGGTTGGCGAATCAGATCCTGTACTTCTACAACCTCTTCGAGCCCATGGTGCAGAGCGGGTTGTTCAACATCCTTGACTGGCTGTCCGGGGCGATCACCTTCAGCCAAGGGGTGGCCAATTTCGTCGCGGCAACGAACGCCTCGATCAACGCGTTCATCAACACCGAGATCAACTGGTTCCTCAGCTTCTTCCCGCCGCTGCCGCCGCTGCCACCGTGGTGGCCGTTCTAGCCCAACCGCGAACGCCGCAACAACAGCCACGCCGGCGGCACAAACCCGGACAGGAACAGCCACAGCGCCGAGAATTCGATCGGCCAGCGGCCCCCCAAGATGACGGCGTCGGCGGGACCACCCGTGCTCAGTACCCCGATCGTCAGCAGCCAGGTCCACAGGGGCAGCGCCGCGACCCGCGTCGAGCGGGTCCACCACCCGGCGGCCCAGACCAGGGCGGCGTTGACCAGTCCACTAATCAGCCCGCTGACGGGAAACGGAATGGCGCCAATATAGGAAGGCAGCAGCAGCGTCCCGGCCAAGGCGGACAGGATCCCGTCGACAGCCAACAGCGCCAACACGACGACGCGAATAGCTGGGTCCGCCGGATCCGACGTGCCGCCATCGTCGACCAACGCCGGGCGCGATCTGGTTTCGGTCAGGTTGGGACGCTGTCGATGTTGGAGAGTATCGACCCGATGACCCACTGCAGGCTGTCGAGTCGGTCCTGCCAGTGCTGCAGGTTCGGGTCCAGGTCGGGGTCCATGGTTTGGAGCCTACCGCGAAGCGGCCCCATCCAAACCCAGCCCGGCGAGCAGATCCGTTTCCCAGCCGCGCTCGTCGCGTTCTCCCGGGGCGCCGCCGACGAGGACATAGTGCTCGTCGGCCAGGATCGGCATCGCGAAGTTGTTCGACACGGCGCACACCCGGCCCGTCGGGCCGACGGCGACCTGCGTGGCGTGCGCGGTCAGCGCGGCCACCTTGGCGGCGTGCGCATCCGGGCCGGCCTCGACGACGGCGTCAATGTCCTCGTCGGCGTATCCGAACGGGACGTCTTCCAATTTCGGGACCGTCCACTCGGGCAGCACATCGCTACCGTCCAGCCCGTCGTACGCGGTCTTGAACGCGCTCCGGGCCAGGACCGTCCAGTAGAACTTCGGCACCGTCCAAGGCTCGCCGGGATAGTCGCCGTTCGCCGAACCGGCGGCGGCCACCGCGGCCGTCGTGACGGCGTGGGCGCGCACGTGGTCGGGATGGCCGTAGCCGCCGTTGGGGTCGTAGGTGACCACGACATGCGGACGCTGCTCCCGGATGATCGCGACGAGCGCACCAACCGCCTCGCGTTCGTCGGCGTCGACGAATCGGGTGAATCGCTGCCGATCCCGCGGCTCGGTGCCCTCCATCCCGGAGTCGCGCCAGCGGCCCGCGCCGCCGAGGTAGATGGGTTCGTCGACGCCCAGCGCGCGCAGCGCCGCGGTGAGCTCGCCGACCCGGTAGCCACCGAGTTGGTCCGCGTGATCGACGGCGAGCGCGGCCCACCGCTCCCCGATGACCTCGCCCTCCTCGCCGAGCGTGCACGTGACGACCCGGACCTGCGCCCCCGCGGCGACGTAATGCGCGATGGTGGCACCGTTGTTTAGACTCTCGTCGTCAGGGTGCGCGTGCACAAAGAGCAGCCGCGCCGTCTCGGCCATACCCGCACCCTACCCGCTATCCAGCCCCGCAATAGGAACGCCAGCGGCTACTATCGACGCATGGCGCAGCCCAGCCAAGTCCGCACCCACACCGTCCGCAGTCGCCGGCGGGGTGCGGTGCTCGAACATGCGCTCTACGAGGCCACGCTGGCCGAACTGACCGAGGTCGGGTACGGCGGGCTGACCATGGAAGGGATCGCGGCGCGCGCCCGCACCGGCAAGGCGGCGCTGTACCGGCGCTGGGCCAGCAAATGCGAGCTGGTGCACGCGGCTTTGGTGTTCGCGCTGCCGCCGGTCCCCGAGCCGCGCCCGGGCCGGTCGGCGCGGGACAACCTGTTGGCGATGTTCATCTCGCACCGCGACATGCTGGCCGGCAAGACGGCGTTTCCCGCCATGGAGGTCATCCACCAGCTGCTGCACGAACCCGAGATGCGCACCATCTTCGCCGACGCGGTGGTGGCGCCGCGGCTGAAAATCCTCGAGTCGATCCTGCAAACCGCCGTCGCCGACGGCGACATCGACCCGGCCACCATCACCCCGCTGACCGGACGGGTCGGACCGGCGTTGATCAATCAGCACTTCATGCTCAAGGGCGAACCACCGAACCGGCGCGAGCTCGCGCTCATCGTCGATACCGTCATCCCGCCCAGACGGCACTGATCGCCGTCACGGCCCGGTCTTGATCCATTGACCGGCGTCGCCGACGATGCCGACCGGCACCGCGCCCGAGAGGCTGACATTCTGCACGCTCGGGCCCGCGGCCACGATCGTGGTGTCCTGCAGGATCGGCAGCACCGTCGACATGTTCCACAGTCGCGGCTCGACCGCGGTGATCACCTCGTTGATGTTCTTGGTCCCGTTGAGGGCGGCGTCGATGTTCGGCTGGATGCTGCGGTCGCAGATCCCGGTGAGGTTCGACGGCGCCAGCACCAGCGCGCCGGGCTCGGGCGGGCGGCTGGGCGGGGTCGAGCTCTGCGGCGTGGGGGTGGGCGGCCCGGTCGACGACGACGCGACGGGCGTCGGCGCGCCGGGCACCACCCCGGGTGGGGTCGTCTGCAGCGCGGGGCAGCCGTACCGCGAGGCCAGCAGCGTGGCCAGATTCCCGCCGGCCTGATGCCAGCCCACGATGGCGTCCACCTGATGGTTGGTCAGCGCGTCGCGATACAGCGTCACCGGGTCCAGGGCCAAGACGGTCGCGGCGATGCCGACGTTGCGCAACTGGTCGGCCGCCGTGTTGGCCACCGCCACCGAGGTCGGATCGTTCGCCGCCACCCCGATCACCAGCGACAGCTGCTTGCCGTCCTTGCTGATCCGGCCGCGGATGACCTCGGGCGGTCCGGGGTTCACCGGCGCGGTCGTCGACGTGGTCGTCGGTGGCGTCGAAGATGCCCCCGTGCTGGTCTCGACCTGGAAACCGGCGGCCGTGAACAATGCCAGGGCCGCCGGTGTGGTGATGGCGGGCGGCGCGGTCGGCTCATAGCCGGGGTCGCTCGGCGATCGGATCTGCGCCTGGTCCAGCGTGACGGTGTTGTCGCTGCCCGCCCCCACGGCGGCCAGCAGGTCGACGTCGAGCAGCCCCAGGATCGCCTTGCGCACCTGCGGGTCCTCCAACTTGGGCTCGTTGGCGCGCAGCGTGAGCTGCATGACCCGCGGTGTCACGATCCGCGCGGTCCGCACGTCCGGGATCGCCGACAGCTGGGCGAACGACGTCGACCCGCCGTGCACCTGGGCCACCTGGGTGTCGCCGTTGCGCACCGAATCGGCCAGCGCGGCCGGTGCGCCGGCGCGACGAAACAGGATCAGGGCGGGTTTCGCGGGCGGCCCCCAGTAGCGGTCGTTGCGGGCGATCAGCAGCTCGTCGCGCTGCGGGTCGATGTTCTCCACCCGGAACTGCCCGCCGGTGACCGGCATCGCCCGCGCCAGCCCGGCGGCGAAACCGCCCGGCGCGTCCTTGACGATGTGGGCCGGCAGCAGGTTGTTGAACAGCTCCTTCCACGCGGGATACGGCTGCGCGAAGGTGACGACGGCCTGCTTGCCGCCTTCGAGCGACTGGACCCCGGTGATCAGGTCGTAGCCGGCCGGGTCGACCACCCCGGGCTGACTGGCCATCTGTCGCCACAGGTACCAGAAGTCGTCGGCGCCGATCGGCGCGTTGTCGGTCCACTGCGCCTCGGGCCGGATCTTGTAGGTGACCGTGAACGGGTTCTGGTTGGTCACGTCCGCCGACACCAACAGGGTGGGGTCCATTTCCCAGCGCGAACCCGTCGGCGAGGCGGGATCGGGGACCGGACGGAACGCGCTCGGTAATACCAGCGCGCTGATCGCCGCGTTCACCGGCGACAGGTCCGACAGCAGATGCGGGTTGAACCCGGCACCGATCGAGTCGATGCCCATGATGATCTGGGTGACCCGCTGCGGCGGCGGGGGCGAGTTGTGCGGGGTGTCGGTGCTTTGCGGGGCGGGCGGCGGGTTGACCGTACACGCGGCCAACGCCAGGCCGACCAACGAGGTCAGCACGCCGACGGTGAGGACAACGCGGCGGATTCGCTGCGGCACGCCCCTCAGGGTAACGAGGGGGTGCGCCGGAGCCGGATGCGCCGCGAGCGTAACGGGGCCGCGAAAACGTGGTCCGCATTTCGCAGTGTGGTTACGCTGGCGCACCCAGCGCATCAAGCTAGCCTCGGGCCTTCGCCCGCGCGCGGCTGCGTGCCCGCGACGTGGCATCCAACTCGACCTTGCGGACGCGCACCACCTCGGGGGTCACCTCGACGCACTCGTCGGACGCGCAGAACTCCATGGCCTGCTCCAGGTCGAGTTCGAGCGCCTTGGCCAGCGTCTCCATCACGTCCGCGGTCGAGGACCGCATGTTGGTCAGCTTCTTCTCCCGGGTGACGTTAACGTCGAGGTCCTCGGCGCGCGGATTGATCCCGACGACCATGCCCTCGTAGGTGTCCTGGCCCGGCTCGACGAAGAACTGGCCCCGGTCGGCGAGCCCGAGCAGTGCGAACGGCGTGATGGTGCCGGACCGGTCGGACACCAGCGACCCGGTGTGCCGGGCCCGGATCTCGCCGGCCCACGGGCGGTAGCCGTCGAACACGGCGTTGGCGATCCCGGTGCCGCGGGTGAGCGTGAGGAAGTCGGTGCGAAAGCCGATCAGGCCGCGGCTGGGCACGATGAAATCCATCCGAACCCATCCCGCCGCATGGTTTTTCATCTCCTCCATGCGGCCCTTGCGCCCGGCCATCAGTTGGGTGATCGCGCCGACGAACTCCTCGGGACAGTCGATCGTCATCGCCTCGAACGGCTCGTGCAGCTTGCCGTCGATGGTGCGGGTGACGACCTGCGGCTTGCCGACGGTCAGCTCGAACCCTTCCCGACGCATCTGTTCGACCAGCACGGCCAGCGCCAGCTCGCCGCGGCCCTGCACCTCCCAGGCGTCCGGGCGGCCGATGTCGACCACCCGGATCGACACGTTGCCGACCAGTTCGGCGTCCAGCCGGTTGCGGACCATGCGTGCGGTCAGCTTGTGTCCGGGCACCTTGCCCGCCAGCGGCGAGGTGTTGGTGCCGATGGTGACCGAGATCGCCGGCTCGTCGACGGTGATGCGCGGCAGCGCGTGGGCATGCTCGGGGTCGGCCAGCGTGTCGCCGATCATGATCTCGGGCAGCCCGGCCACGGCGACGATGTCGCCGGCGATGGCCTCGTCGGTGGGGCTGCGCTCGACGCCCTCGGTCGCCAGCAGCTCGGTGATCTTGGCGTTGGTGATCACGGGCAGCCCGTCGACCTCGCGCATCCACGCGACCTGCTGGCCCTTGCGGATGCGTCCGTTGTAGATCCGGATCAGCGCCAGCCGGCCCAAAAACGTCGACGCATCCAGGTTGGTGACCAGCGCCTGCAGCGGCGCCTCCGGGTCGCCCTGCGGCGGCGGCACGTATTTCTCTAGGACCTCGAACAGCGGGTCCAGGTTGGTGCCGTCGGGGATCTCGCCGTCGGCGGGCGCCGTGGTGCTGGCCACGCCGGCGCGGCCGGACGCGTACAGCGTCGGCAGGCCCAGCGCGTGCTCGGCGGCCTTGGCGGCCTCGTCGTCGAGGTCGGACGCGACGTCGAGCAGCAGGTCGTGGCTGGCCTCGACGACCTCGGCGATCCGGGCGTCGGGCCGGTCGGTCTTGTTGACGACGAGGATCACCGGCAGGTGCGCGGCCAGCGCCTTGCGCAGCACGAACCGGGTCTGCGGCAGCGGGCCCTCCGACGCGTCGACGAGCAGCAGCACCCCGTCCACCATCGACAGGCCGCGCTCCACCTCGCCGCCGAAGTCGGCGTGGCCCGGGGTGTCGATGACGTTGATCACAGTCACCGACCCGTCCCTGTCGTGGCGATGGACGGCGGTGTTCTTGGCCAGGATGGTGATGCCCTTTTCGCGTTCCAGGTCGCCGGTGTCCATCACGCGTTCCTGCAGGTCACCGCGTTCATGCAGCGCGCCGGATTGCCGCAGCATCGCGTCGACCAGGGTTGTCTTGCCGTGGTCGACGTGCGCGACGATGGCGACATTACGGAATGGCACGTCGGTGATTGTGGCAGCGCAAGACCCGATATGGCGAACCGACTGCTAGCCCCTACCAGCCCCGTCGGGGCGGCGCCGAAGCGACCAGTCGGCCCTCGGCGGCCACGTCGCGGCTGCGATAGACGATGTAGGGCCGGAACAGGTAGGCGATCGGCGCGCTGAAGATGTGCACCAGACGGGTGAACGGCAACAGGGTGAACAGCACCATGCCGATCAGGGCGTGCAGCTGGTAGTCCAGCGGCGCGTTGATCATCACCTCCCCGTGCGGCTGAAATATCCAGATCCGGCGGAACCACAGGCCGACGGTGTAGCGGTAGTGGAACTCGCCGCCGTGCGGCCCGGTGCCGATCAGGTCGCAGTACAGGCCCACCACGATCGCCAGCACCAGCACCACATACATCACCTTGTCGCTGCGGGTGGTGGCCGCCGACACCGCCGGGCGGGTGAAGCGCCGGTAGATCAGCAGCCCCATTCCGAGCAGCGTCGCCAAGCCCGCCATCGACCCGGCCGCGACCGCCTGCATGTGGTAGGCGTGGTCGCTCATCTTGAGCATGTGCGTCACGCGCGGCGGGATGAACAGCCCCATCACGTGTCCGGCGAACACCGCCAGGATGCCGAAGTGAAACATCGGGCTGGCGATGCGCAGCAGCCGCGACTCGTAGACCTGCGACGACCGGGACGTCCAGCCGAACTTGTCGTAGCGGTACCGCCACCAGGTCCCGACGATCAGCACCGACAGCGTGACGTAGGGGGCGATGTCCCAGAACAGGACGTTGCTAAACACTTGGGGTTCCTTTGCGGGGCGGGACGGTCAACGTAAACGGTTGCAGGCCAACGGATTCCGCTGGCGGACCGGCTTTCGCCAAGCGTTCGGCGCGGCGCACCTCCTGGTCGGTGACGGCCGGCAGCGTCGCGCAGACCGCCGCCACGGTGGGCTCGTAGGGCGAGTTGGCCTCGGCCAACGCGCCGCGCAGCACGTCGATCGGTACCCGGTGTTCGGTCAGCAGGCGCCGCCCGGCCTCGGGGTCGACGGTGGCGGCGAATTCCAGCACGACGGGCAGGTGGTCGGGGGCCTCGGTGCGCGGCGGCTGCACGCCCGCCGCACGGTAGGCGGAGGCGAACGCCAGCATCTCCCGGCCGCGGTTGCGGGTGTCCCCCGCGGTCCAGTAGGTGAGGTACATGGTGGCGCGCCGGCGCATGTCGAAGGTTTCGACGTAGTCCACCGCGGCGGCCATCGGCTCGCGGGCCCGCAGGGCCGTGACGGTTTTTTCCAGCAGCTCGGCCACCGGGCCGTTGATGTGCCCCAGCAGCTCGTCGACGATGTCGAGCCGCTCGGCCTGCCCGTCGTCCGGGTAGGCCAGCAGCAGCGACGCCGCCTGCCACACCAGCCGGTCCTGCATCGTCCGGGTGCCCGGGCGTTCCCGCAGCGCGGACCGCAGCCTCATCGCGGGTTCCCGTCGGGAAACATTCCGGCGGGCACCTTGCCGCCATCCCAGTTGAGCAGGTTCACCCTGGACCCCTGGGAGCGTTGCTGAGCGTGGAACGTCTCCACCGACACGGGCGCCGGTTCGGATTCGTACATGCCCGGGCCGCCGTCGCCGTCCAACGAGCAGCCCATCTGCTCCAGGTCGTGGGCCTGCGGGCTGAACGCGGTCGGAATGACATAGCGCTCTTCGTATTTCGCGATGGCCAGCAACCGGTACATCTCGTAGATCTGTTCCTCGGTCATCCCCACCGCGTGCGCGATGTGCGGTTGGGTCTCCCGGCCGAGATTGATGTCGCGCATGTACGAACGCATCGCGGCCAGCCGCCGCAGCACCCCTTCCACCACGCCGGTGTCCCCGGCGGTGAACAGTTCCGCCAGATACTGCATCGGGATGCGCAGCGCGTCCAGCGCGCCGAACAGGTTGCCGAGTTCCTCGCCGTCGTGGCCGTCGCGGCTGACCGCGTCGACCACCGGCGACAGCGGCGGGATGTACCAGACCATCGGCATGGTGCGGTACTCCGGGTGCAGCGGCAACGCCACCTTGTACTTGTTGATCAGCGCGTGCACCGGGGAGCGCTGCGCGGCATCGATCCACTCGTCGGAAATCCCCTCCGCGCGCGCTGCGGCGATCACCTCGGGATCGTTGGGGTCCAACAGGATTCGGCACTGCGCCGCATACAGGTCGGTGTCCTTTTCCACCGACGCCGCCTCCAGCACCCTATCGGCGTCGTACAGCACCAGGCCCAGGTAGCGCAGCCGCCCCACGCAGGTCTCCGAGCAGATGGTCGGCAGGCCGACCTCCATCCGCGGATAGCACAGCGTGCACTTTTCCGCCTTGCCGGTCTTGTGGTTGAAATACACCTTCTTGTAGGGACATCCGGACACACACATCCGCCAGCCGCGGCAGCGGTCCTGGTCCACCAGCACGATGCCGTCCTCGCTGCGCTTGTACATCGCACCCGACGGGCACGACGCCACACAGGAGGGGTTGAGGCAGTGCTCGCAGATGCGCGGCAGGTAGAACATGAAGGTCTCTTCGAGCTTGAGCTTGATCTCTTCGTTGACCTTCTTCAGGATCGGGTCCTTTTCCAAGGTTTCCGGTGATCCGGCCAGGTTGTCGTCCCAGTTGGGACCCCAGGACACCTTCATCGGCTTGCCGCTGATCTGGCTCCTGGGCGCGGCCGTCGGGAAGGTGTCACCCGCGGGCGCGTTGGTCAGGTTTTCGTAGTCGTAGGTCCAGGGCTCGTAGTAGTCGTCGATGAGGGGCAGGCGCGGATTGGCGAAGATGCGCAACAGCTTGGCGATGCGCCCGCCGTCGCGCAACCGGAGCCGGCCCTTCTTGTCGCGTATCCAGCCGCCGCGCCACCGCTCCTGATCTTCGTAGGTGCGCGGATAGCCTTGGCCGGGACGGGTTTCCACGTTGTTGAACCAGACATACTCGGTGCCGGAGCGGTTGGTCCAGGCCTGCTTGCAGGTGACCGAGCAGGTGTGGCAGCCGATGCACTTGTCCAGGTTCATCACCATCGCCAGCTGCGCCATGACCTTCATCTAGTACGTCACCTCCTGGCTGCGGCGGCGCACCACGGTCACCTCGTCGCGCTGGTTGCCGGTGGGGCCCAGGTAGTTGAACGAGAACGCGTGCTGCCCGTAGCCGCCGGCCAAGTGGCTGGGCTTGATCCGCAGCCGGGTCAGCGCGTTGTGGTTGCCACCCCGCTTGTTGTTGGTTTCGGTGCGCGGTGTGTCCACGGTGCGCTCCTGCACGTGATAGACGAACACCACACCGTCGGGCATGCGGTGGCTGACGATCGCCCGGCACACATAAATGCCGTTGACGTTGACCGCCTCGACCCAATCATTGTCTTGCACTTGAATTTTCGCCGCATCGCCGGGGCTCATCCACATAGTGGGCCCGCCGCGGGACAGCGACAGCATGTACAGGTTGTCCTGATACGTGGAGTGAAAGGACCACTTCGAGTGCGGCGTCAAATACCGCACGGTGAGCCCGATCCCGTCTTCGGTCGGCCCCAGCTGCGGCTGGCCGAACAGCCGCTTCATGTCCAGCGGCGGCCGGAACACCGGCAGGTGCTCGCCGAGTTCCTCGATCCAGTCGTGCGCCAGATAGAAGTGCATCCGCCCGGTCAGGGTGTGGAACGGCTTGAGGTTCTCGATGTTGATGGTGAATGGCGCATACCGACGCCCACCGGTTTCGCTGCCGGACCATTCCGGGCTGGTGATCACCGGGACCGGCCGGGCCTGGGTATCGGCATAGCAGATCCGTCGCTCCTCGCTGCCCTCGGCCAGATGCACCAGCCGCTGACCGGTGCGCTTCTCCAGCTCGTGGAAGCCCTCGACCGCCAGCCGGCCGTTGGTGGTGCCCGACAGCAGCAGCAGCACGTCGGCCATCCGCGCGGCGGTGGTGATGGCCGGACGCCCCACCGCCACACCGGAATTCATCACCCCGAACTTGGCCGCCAGTTCGTCGACCTCCCGGAAGGGCTGCACGGTGACGCCCTTGGTGGTCAACCCGAACTGGTCGACCAGCGGACCCAACGTCCGCCACTTGTCGTAGATCGCGGTGTAGTCGCGCTCCACCACGGTGAGCTTGGCCATCGTCCGCCCCGGCACCGGCGTCGCGCCGGTGTGCAACCAATCATTCTCCGCGCCATCGGGATACGCCATGGCATCGGGCGTGTCGTGCTGCAGCGCGGTGAGCACCACATCGGTGCGGGTGCCCAGGTGTTGCTTGGCCATGGCACTGAACGCGCGGGCGATGGCGCCGAAAGCGTCGAAGTCCGAACGGGTTTCCCACGGCGGGTCGGTCGCGGCGCTGAACGCGTGCACGTACGGGTGCATGTCCGTGCTGGAGATGTCGGCCTTCTCATACCAGGTCGCGGCCGGCAGCACGATGTCGGACACCAGCGTCGTCGAGGTCATCCGGAAGTCGATCGACATCATCAGGTCGAGCTTGCCCTCGGGGATATCCCCGTCGCACTTGACGTCGATGGGCCGCACGCCGTCCTCCGGCGGCTGCGCGGTGGCGTTGGAATCGGTGCCCAACAGATGGCGCAGGAAGTACTCGCCGCCCTTGCCCGACGAGCCAATCAGGTTGGCGCGCCATACGGTTAGGACCCGCGGCCAGTTGACCGGGTTGTCGGGATCGGTAACGGCGAGCTTGAGTGCGCGCTGACCGAGCTGCTCGGCGACGTACTCGGCGACGTCGCGATCGGCGGCGCGCGCGTCCTCGGCCACCTGCAGGCTGGACCTGTCGAACTGCGGGTAGAACGGGCTCCAGCCCATGGCGACCGCCGACGCCAGCAGGTCCATGGTGTGCTTGCCGGCGAACTTGCCCCGCCCCACCGGGCTGGCCAGTTTGTCGGCGCCGTATCCGTCGTAGCGCCATTGGTCGGTGTGCGCATACCAGTACGAGGCGCCAGGCACCTGCCGCGGCGGCCGCGACCAGTCGGTGGCCATGGACATCGTCTGGAAGCCGGTGAGCGGGCGCACCTTTTCCTGACCGACGTAATGTGCCCAGCCGCCGCCGTTGCGGCCCATCGACCCGGTCAACATCAGCAGCGCCAGCACCGCGCGGTAGATCGCGTCGCTGTGGAACCAGTGGCAGATGCCGCCGCCCATGATGATCATCGAGCGCCCGCCCGATTCCTCTGCGCTGCGGGCGAATTCCTTAGCCACCCGGATGGCCTGCGCGGCCGACACTCCGGTGATCGCCTCCTGCCATGCCGGGGTGTTCTGCACGCTGGCGTCGTCGTAACCGGTGGGCCATTCGCCCGGCAGCCCGGGGCGGGCCACCGCGTACTGGGCGAGCATCAGGTCGAAAACCGTGCAGACCAGGTGCTCGCCGACGCGGCGCACCGGGACGCCGCGCGCCACGGTCGTGCCTTCGCCGTCGACGGTGTCGAAGCTTGGCAGGTGCACCAGGGCGGTGTCGCTGGTTCCCATCACGCTGAGCGCCGGCATCAGCTCGCCCAGATCCAGGTTCCACTTGCCGACGCCGTCCTCGCCGTAGCGGAACCCCAGCGAACCATGGGGCACCACAATGGAATTCGTCGTCTCGTCCAGCAGCGCCGGCTTGAGCGCCGCGTTCTCGGAGTTCCTAAACGACTCCCCCAGGTCGGCCGCCGTCAGGTTCTTGCCCGGCACCAACATGTCGCCGCGCTGTTCCAACTTGATCAGGAACGGCAGGTCGGTGTAGCGGCGCACAAAGTC is from Mycobacterium conspicuum and encodes:
- the narH gene encoding nitrate reductase subunit beta — encoded protein: MKVMAQLAMVMNLDKCIGCHTCSVTCKQAWTNRSGTEYVWFNNVETRPGQGYPRTYEDQERWRGGWIRDKKGRLRLRDGGRIAKLLRIFANPRLPLIDDYYEPWTYDYENLTNAPAGDTFPTAAPRSQISGKPMKVSWGPNWDDNLAGSPETLEKDPILKKVNEEIKLKLEETFMFYLPRICEHCLNPSCVASCPSGAMYKRSEDGIVLVDQDRCRGWRMCVSGCPYKKVYFNHKTGKAEKCTLCYPRMEVGLPTICSETCVGRLRYLGLVLYDADRVLEAASVEKDTDLYAAQCRILLDPNDPEVIAAARAEGISDEWIDAAQRSPVHALINKYKVALPLHPEYRTMPMVWYIPPLSPVVDAVSRDGHDGEELGNLFGALDALRIPMQYLAELFTAGDTGVVEGVLRRLAAMRSYMRDINLGRETQPHIAHAVGMTEEQIYEMYRLLAIAKYEERYVIPTAFSPQAHDLEQMGCSLDGDGGPGMYESEPAPVSVETFHAQQRSQGSRVNLLNWDGGKVPAGMFPDGNPR
- a CDS encoding nitrate reductase subunit alpha yields the protein MTATPHVGGTLEELLERSGRFFTPGEFSADLRTVTRRGGREADVFYRDRWSHDKVVRSTHGVNCTGSCSWKIYVKDGIITWETQQTDYPSVGPDRPEYEPRGCPRGASFSWYSYSPTRVRYPYARGVLVEMFREAKARLGDAVLAWADIQADPARRRRYQQARGKGGLIRVSWAEATEMIAAAHVHTIKTYGPDRVAGFSPIPAMSMVSYAAGSRFFELIGAPMTSFYDWYADLPVASPQVFGDQTDVPESGDWWDAAYLMMWGSNVPITRTPDAHWMAEARYRGTKVVTVSPDYADNTKFADEWMPCAAGTDGALAMAMGHVILSECYVRKQVPFFADFVRRYTDLPFLIKLEQRGDMLVPGKNLTAADLGESFRNSENAALKPALLDETTNSIVVPHGSLGFRYGEDGVGKWNLDLGELMPALSVMGTSDTALVHLPSFDTVDGEGTTVARGVPVRRVGEHLVCTVFDLMLAQYAVARPGLPGEWPTGYDDASVQNTPAWQEAITGVSAAQAIRVAKEFARSAEESGGRSMIIMGGGICHWFHSDAIYRAVLALLMLTGSMGRNGGGWAHYVGQEKVRPLTGFQTMSMATDWSRPPRQVPGASYWYAHTDQWRYDGYGADKLASPVGRGKFAGKHTMDLLASAVAMGWSPFYPQFDRSSLQVAEDARAADRDVAEYVAEQLGQRALKLAVTDPDNPVNWPRVLTVWRANLIGSSGKGGEYFLRHLLGTDSNATAQPPEDGVRPIDVKCDGDIPEGKLDLMMSIDFRMTSTTLVSDIVLPAATWYEKADISSTDMHPYVHAFSAATDPPWETRSDFDAFGAIARAFSAMAKQHLGTRTDVVLTALQHDTPDAMAYPDGAENDWLHTGATPVPGRTMAKLTVVERDYTAIYDKWRTLGPLVDQFGLTTKGVTVQPFREVDELAAKFGVMNSGVAVGRPAITTAARMADVLLLLSGTTNGRLAVEGFHELEKRTGQRLVHLAEGSEERRICYADTQARPVPVITSPEWSGSETGGRRYAPFTINIENLKPFHTLTGRMHFYLAHDWIEELGEHLPVFRPPLDMKRLFGQPQLGPTEDGIGLTVRYLTPHSKWSFHSTYQDNLYMLSLSRGGPTMWMSPGDAAKIQVQDNDWVEAVNVNGIYVCRAIVSHRMPDGVVFVYHVQERTVDTPRTETNNKRGGNHNALTRLRIKPSHLAGGYGQHAFSFNYLGPTGNQRDEVTVVRRRSQEVTY
- the narJ gene encoding nitrate reductase molybdenum cofactor assembly chaperone, whose product is MRLRSALRERPGTRTMQDRLVWQAASLLLAYPDDGQAERLDIVDELLGHINGPVAELLEKTVTALRAREPMAAAVDYVETFDMRRRATMYLTYWTAGDTRNRGREMLAFASAYRAAGVQPPRTEAPDHLPVVLEFAATVDPEAGRRLLTEHRVPIDVLRGALAEANSPYEPTVAAVCATLPAVTDQEVRRAERLAKAGPPAESVGLQPFTLTVPPRKGTPSV